Proteins co-encoded in one Salvia splendens isolate huo1 chromosome 4, SspV2, whole genome shotgun sequence genomic window:
- the LOC121798832 gene encoding phosphatidylinositol 4-kinase gamma 4-like, protein MSSAGLVSIVPVREDSMTFLPPLSPEHSQESILLFVAMPGSKVPMRVLESDSIESVMVRIQSCKGIIRRNQKLVCGGRELARSKSLVRDYGLSDGNVLHLVLRLKDLQVIKVRTCCGKEFEFQVERSRDVGYVKRQIAKRKSELIEDHEVLLNGKPIEDQRLINDLSKDNTDAVIHLFVRKSVKIRGSPVGKNFELSIVAPQPKDVRECDVEREHKPYDYVPRKAPKRENVLEPVIINPKTELPLEISNMINATRKGLDQGNYPIRSLEGTGGAYFMLDSSGTKYLSVFKPADEEPLAENNPRGLPLSEDGEGLKKGTRVGEGALRECAVFLLDHPKSGNRSFSGDVRGFAGVPPTVYVKCLHEGFNHPGGVSVKTGSLQMFMENNGSCEDMGPGAFPVEEVHKIAVLDMRMANADRHAGNILVSKSEDGRTVLIPIDHGYCLPYSFEDCTFDWLYWPQARQPFGMDTLEYIRAMDAEMDIALLKFHGWELPNNCARVLRISTMLLKKGSEKGLTPFVIGNMMCRETVRKISVIEEIVEEALDSVLPGSSEGVFLDCVSSIMDRHLEEYM, encoded by the exons ATGTCTTCTGCGGGATTGGTTTCGATTGTCCCGGTCCGTGAGGATAGTATGACATTTTTACCTCCTCTATCGCCTGAACATAGTCAAGAGTCGATTTTGCTATTTGTGGCGATGCCGGGTTCCAAGGTCCCAATGCGGGTTTTGGAATCCGATTCAATTGAATCTGTGATGGTCCGAATCCAGAGCTGTAAAGGGATTATACGTAGGAACCAAAAGTTGGTCTGTGGTGGTAGGGAACTGGCTCGAAGTAAATCCCTCGTGCGGGACTATGGTTTGAGTGATGGGAATGTTCTGCATTTGGTCCTTCGCCTCAAGGACCTTCAGGTTATTAAAGTGAGAACATGTTGTGGGAAAGAGTTCGAGTTTCAGGTGGAAAGGAGCCGGGATGTTGGTTATGTCAAGCGTCAGATTGCAAAAAGAAAATCGGAGCTCATTGAGGATCATGAGGTGTTGCTGAATGGCAAGCCGATTGAGGATCAGAGGTTGATAAATGATCTCTCTAAGGATAATACAGATGCTGTGATACATTTGTTTGTTAGGAAATCTGTTAAAATTAGGGGCTCACCAGTTGGGAAGAACTTCGAGTTGTCAATTGTTGCACCACAGCCGAAAGATGTAAGAGAATGTGATGTAGAAAGGGAACATAAGCCTTATGATTATGTGCCAAGGAAGGCTCCTAAAAGAGAAAATGTATTGGAGCCTGTAATTATAAACCCAAAGACCGAATTGCCTTTGGAGATTAGCAACATGATTAATGCTACTAGGAAGGGACTGGACCAGGGTAATTATCCAATTAGGTCTTTGGAGGGCACAGGAGGTGCATATTTTATGCTTGATTCCTCAGGAACTAAATATCTGTCTGTTTTTAAGCCAGCAGACGAGGAGCCTTTGGCTGAAAATAACCCTCGAGGGCTACCCTTATCGGAGGATGGAGAAGGTTTGAAGAAGGGAACAAGAGTTGGCGAGGGTGCACTGAGGGAGTGCGCTGTCTTTTTACTGGATCATCCAAAGAGTGGTAATCGTTCTTTCTCTGGTGATGTTAGGGGCTTCGCTGGTGTTCCTCCTACTGTTTATGTGAAATGCCTACATGAAGGTTTTAATCATCCTGGAGGTGTTTCTGTCAAGACTGGTTCATTGCAAATGTTCATGGAGAACAATGGAAGTTGTGAAGACATGGGGCCAGGTGCCTTCCCCGTCGAGGAAGTTCACAAGATTGCTGTGTTGGATATGAGGATGGCCAATGCTGATAGACATGCAGGAAATATATTAGTAAGTAAAAGTGAAGATGGTCGAACTGTGCTCATCCCTATTGATCATGGATATTGCTTGCCATATAGT TTTGAAGATTGCACGTTCGACTGGCTTTACTGGCCTCAAGCTCGCCAGCCTTTTGGCATGGACACCCTTGAATATATAAGGGCAATGGATGCAGAGATGGACATTGCCTTACTCAAGTTCCATGGGTGGGAGCTACCAAATAATTGTGCTCGTGTATTACGCATCTCGACTATGCTTCTGAAGAAAGGGTCTGAGAAAGGGCTCACCCCATTCGTCATAGGCAACATGATGTGCAGAGAAACAGTGAGGAAGATATCTGTCATCGAAGAGATAGTGGAAGAAGCTCTTGATTCTGTCCTCCCCGGCTCGAGTGAAGGTGTCTTCCTCGACTGTGTTTCGAGCATCATGGATCGTCATCTTGAGGAGTACATGTAA